In Planctomycetia bacterium, one DNA window encodes the following:
- a CDS encoding AAA family ATPase — translation MYCDFFGLSVPPFNNTPDPKFFFNTPDHEEALASLIYAAHERKGFVLVTGEVGSGKTLLSRIVLSRFESNIQTATITNSRVSGRELLAAICREFRLPVDAGASAAELSLKLEAFLMEQYASDGIVVVTIDEAQNLPHDAFEELRLLGNLEADDAKLLQVLILGQPELQETFRRPDMRQLQQRLFRTFHLRAMSRELTFGYIQHRLEIAGLSAGRRLFDDAALEAIYAHSEGLPRLINQIADNALLAAYADSAAIVTRGIIEEVVTQMLAPPQVASAAPRGALARHAMQFPQDPAPEPRPMPATTSTAAPEAWATSTPPPQLVAIPPMPAPSAPPRIDARLEEEMRAQLARMSAASASEQARIEHFLSDQQRKFAELDRQMRQTLMRWTEQRDIGERRHNDAIAQLDERARAIAEQLEERARAIAAQVDHVSQRAESRTADAAKTLEQFMAQMRAKMDETFGYIESQAQATRDDLRAANENLRTAHEVMQRAQSVQQSLTGSGKQLVELHSKADAALALGEKVVASIKSQGRRSVSEVRACLLQIHQAADRIRRELREVGEELRFTSQNASANLADHERRIENQSRQALEEINTLANRVQASATILLECGNNIREECDRRAAQIDAKLTEARRVADAQATQLAERAQAYIEEMRELHAVILHDAEVAQTTINQAAGKYALELREPADRAVRLVQDFEAQTCARAGELLQRAQKVHDDTHAYLAAPREVVEAAARQTEVLAKLSRSVSSVIHKLADAGGVAHDRCERLAEQNTLADERIQLIRAHSQRLGQLVGLVRQAYGSIDARVQGLRYGLAQADQFFQAPPLELPDSDRLARSTTDAESVDVVARMAPAIPTHPEKSNRAENKTSSPRSHTPQTAHAFPTQTRATDSPAPASVKGPAASGAPAAPANFAKGSLGELVQKNQKLNAWLKEVLGEAQAAAVQAFPQPDRETAAHAPPIAKAS, via the coding sequence ATGTATTGCGATTTTTTCGGTCTGTCGGTTCCGCCGTTCAACAACACGCCCGATCCGAAGTTCTTCTTCAACACGCCCGACCACGAAGAAGCGCTCGCGTCCCTGATCTATGCCGCGCACGAGCGCAAGGGCTTTGTCCTCGTGACCGGCGAAGTCGGCTCGGGCAAAACGCTCTTGAGCCGCATCGTCTTGTCGCGCTTTGAATCCAACATCCAGACGGCGACGATCACCAACTCGCGCGTGAGCGGGCGGGAGTTGCTTGCCGCGATCTGCCGCGAGTTTCGACTCCCGGTCGATGCGGGGGCCTCGGCGGCCGAACTTTCGCTGAAGCTCGAAGCCTTCCTGATGGAACAATATGCAAGCGACGGCATCGTGGTGGTCACGATCGACGAGGCCCAGAACCTCCCGCACGACGCCTTTGAGGAGCTTCGCCTGCTCGGCAACCTCGAGGCCGACGACGCGAAACTGCTCCAGGTTCTGATCCTGGGTCAGCCGGAATTGCAGGAAACCTTCCGGCGGCCTGACATGCGCCAGCTTCAGCAGCGGCTGTTTCGGACGTTCCACCTGCGGGCGATGTCTCGAGAATTGACGTTTGGATACATTCAGCATCGCCTGGAGATCGCGGGGCTGTCGGCCGGCCGCAGGCTGTTCGATGACGCGGCGCTCGAGGCGATCTATGCGCATTCGGAAGGCCTGCCACGACTGATCAATCAGATCGCCGACAACGCGCTGCTCGCCGCCTACGCCGACAGCGCCGCGATCGTCACCCGCGGCATCATCGAGGAAGTCGTCACCCAAATGCTGGCCCCGCCGCAGGTGGCCAGCGCCGCGCCGCGCGGCGCCCTGGCGCGACACGCAATGCAGTTTCCGCAGGACCCCGCACCGGAACCGCGGCCGATGCCGGCAACGACCTCGACGGCCGCGCCCGAAGCCTGGGCAACGAGCACACCGCCTCCGCAACTCGTCGCGATTCCGCCGATGCCGGCGCCATCCGCGCCGCCGCGCATCGATGCGCGACTCGAGGAGGAAATGCGTGCGCAACTCGCCCGGATGTCCGCCGCGTCGGCATCCGAGCAGGCCCGGATTGAGCACTTCCTTTCGGATCAGCAGCGCAAGTTCGCCGAGCTGGATCGCCAGATGCGTCAGACCCTGATGCGCTGGACCGAACAGCGCGACATCGGCGAACGCCGCCACAACGACGCCATCGCACAGCTCGACGAGCGCGCCCGCGCCATCGCCGAGCAGCTCGAGGAGCGCGCCCGCGCCATCGCCGCACAGGTCGATCACGTCTCACAGCGGGCCGAGTCGCGCACCGCCGACGCCGCGAAGACGCTTGAACAATTCATGGCGCAGATGCGCGCCAAAATGGACGAGACATTCGGCTACATCGAATCGCAGGCCCAGGCCACGCGCGACGACCTCCGCGCTGCCAACGAGAACCTCCGCACCGCGCACGAAGTGATGCAGCGTGCCCAGTCGGTGCAGCAGTCGCTTACGGGCAGCGGCAAGCAACTGGTCGAGCTGCACTCCAAAGCCGACGCCGCCCTGGCCCTTGGAGAGAAAGTCGTCGCGTCGATCAAATCACAAGGGCGACGCTCGGTGTCGGAAGTCCGTGCCTGCCTGCTTCAGATTCACCAGGCGGCCGATCGCATCCGTCGCGAGCTGCGCGAGGTCGGCGAGGAACTGCGCTTCACTTCGCAGAACGCTTCCGCCAACCTGGCCGATCACGAGCGCCGCATTGAAAACCAAAGCCGTCAGGCGCTGGAAGAGATCAACACGCTGGCGAACCGCGTGCAGGCCAGCGCCACGATTCTCCTCGAATGCGGCAACAACATTCGCGAAGAGTGCGACCGCCGCGCCGCGCAGATCGATGCCAAGCTCACCGAGGCGCGCCGCGTCGCCGACGCCCAGGCAACCCAGCTCGCCGAACGCGCCCAGGCCTACATCGAGGAAATGCGCGAACTGCACGCCGTCATTCTGCACGACGCCGAAGTTGCGCAAACCACGATCAACCAGGCCGCCGGCAAGTACGCCCTCGAATTGCGCGAGCCGGCGGATCGAGCCGTTCGCCTTGTTCAGGACTTTGAGGCGCAAACCTGTGCCCGCGCCGGCGAGCTGCTCCAGCGGGCACAGAAAGTCCACGATGACACGCACGCTTACCTTGCGGCCCCGCGCGAAGTCGTCGAAGCCGCCGCACGACAGACCGAAGTCCTCGCGAAACTGTCCCGTTCGGTTTCCAGCGTGATTCACAAGCTCGCGGACGCCGGTGGCGTGGCACACGATCGTTGCGAGAGGCTCGCCGAGCAAAACACCCTTGCCGACGAACGCATCCAGCTCATCCGCGCCCATTCGCAGCGTCTGGGCCAGCTGGTCGGCCTTGTGCGGCAAGCTTACGGATCCATCGACGCGCGCGTGCAGGGCCTGCGGTACGGGCTCGCCCAAGCCGATCAGTTTTTCCAGGCCCCGCCGCTGGAGCTTCCCGATTCCGACCGCCTGGCGCGCTCGACGACGGATGCGGAATCTGTCGATGTCGTGGCACGGATGGCCCCGGCGATTCCGACGCATCCGGAAAAATCAAATCGTGCCGAAAACAAGACATCCTCGCCTCGGTCTCACACGCCGCAGACGGCCCACGCTTTTCCAACGCAGACCAGGGCGACCGACTCTCCGGCACCGGCTTCCGTCAAGGGACCCGCCGCCTCCGGAGCGCCGGCGGCGCCTGCGAACTTTGCCAAAGGATCCCTGGGGGAACTGGTTCAGAAGAACCAGAAGCTTAACGCATGGCTCAAGGAAGTCCTCGGCGAAGCGCAAGCAGCCGCCGTTCAAGCCTTCCCCCAGCCCGATCGTGAGACCGCGGCACACGCCCCCCCGATAGCCAAGGCGTCGTAA
- a CDS encoding glycosyltransferase, translating into MTDRTSQPGRRRVLLLSYHYPPMGGSGVQRAAFLARHLCALGWDVHVLRAGHRHHPLRDETLAEHDGALPGPVVHDVFGWDSGGAAAKLARWIPVAGPRTWVEDRIYWRLDRWQRRSCGAEPQQWWAGAAIRAAVRLARSAPLDAVISTSPPHSVHRAAMGIARRLAVPWIADLRDPITDNFAYQPRSIAEHERWVALERDIVSRAAAVVVTCEDLRDHLLARHRRGHAIQVIPNGYDEASCEKHGANRDGSMASLTRPGGSTSLCITSVGSFYRDQSVGLLLSALRRVNAGASEPGVRWRIVGSVSGQQEQLFEPDDSRFVERVGYVSHGEALDAMRRADLLFLMTPANAGGALCIPSKTFEYLASGRHVLGVVHAGTHLERILRSAGNTTLVLHGGGAADDLVRALEACRSRFIAGQLQTPRDTTFVNRFTRRAVAMQFSSLLEAVKDRSGMNATAAARELTRTRSHNPEGAPASQSSRTQDRGAKR; encoded by the coding sequence ATGACGGATCGAACCTCGCAACCCGGCCGGCGGCGCGTGCTGCTGTTGAGTTATCACTACCCGCCGATGGGTGGGAGCGGGGTGCAGCGTGCCGCGTTTTTGGCACGGCATCTCTGCGCGCTGGGCTGGGACGTGCACGTGCTGCGGGCCGGGCATCGTCATCATCCGCTGCGCGATGAGACGCTGGCGGAGCATGACGGCGCGCTGCCGGGACCGGTGGTGCACGACGTCTTCGGGTGGGACTCCGGCGGTGCGGCGGCGAAACTGGCCCGATGGATTCCCGTTGCCGGGCCGCGCACCTGGGTGGAGGATAGAATCTACTGGCGTCTGGATCGATGGCAGCGCCGTTCGTGCGGCGCCGAGCCGCAGCAGTGGTGGGCAGGAGCGGCGATTCGCGCGGCGGTTCGGCTGGCGCGGAGCGCGCCGCTTGACGCGGTGATTTCCACGTCGCCGCCGCATTCGGTTCACCGGGCGGCGATGGGCATCGCGCGGCGGCTGGCGGTTCCCTGGATCGCCGATCTGCGCGACCCGATCACGGACAATTTTGCATATCAACCGCGAAGCATCGCCGAGCATGAGCGATGGGTTGCGCTGGAGCGCGACATCGTGTCGCGCGCCGCGGCGGTCGTGGTCACGTGCGAGGACTTGAGAGATCACCTGCTCGCGCGGCACCGGAGAGGCCATGCGATTCAGGTTATCCCGAACGGCTACGACGAGGCATCATGTGAGAAACACGGTGCAAACCGCGATGGGTCGATGGCGTCTCTTACAAGACCCGGCGGGTCGACGTCACTGTGCATCACCAGCGTCGGTTCGTTCTATCGCGACCAGTCAGTGGGCCTGCTGCTGTCGGCCTTGCGACGGGTCAACGCCGGGGCGAGCGAGCCGGGCGTGCGCTGGCGAATCGTTGGAAGCGTGTCGGGTCAACAGGAGCAGTTGTTTGAGCCGGACGATTCGCGCTTTGTGGAGCGCGTCGGGTATGTGTCGCACGGTGAGGCGCTGGATGCGATGCGCCGGGCTGACTTGCTGTTTCTCATGACGCCGGCGAACGCGGGGGGAGCGCTGTGCATCCCATCGAAGACGTTTGAGTATCTCGCCTCGGGGCGGCACGTGCTGGGGGTTGTCCACGCGGGAACGCATTTGGAGCGGATCCTGCGTTCCGCCGGTAATACGACACTTGTATTACATGGCGGCGGGGCAGCCGATGACCTCGTCCGCGCGCTGGAGGCGTGCCGATCGCGCTTCATCGCCGGGCAATTGCAGACCCCGCGTGATACCACGTTTGTCAACCGCTTCACGCGCCGTGCGGTCGCGATGCAATTCTCGTCGCTGCTTGAGGCGGTGAAGGATCGAAGCGGAATGAATGCGACTGCCGCTGCGCGAGAACTGACGCGGACGCGGTCTCACAATCCGGAAGGCGCGCCGGCGTCGCAATCGAGCCGCACACAGGACCGGGGGGCGAAGCGATGA
- a CDS encoding glycosyltransferase, whose product MARPRVLFLSPRPPFPPNKGDKIRTHQVFAALADSCDVYAASFVSSAQERADFAQVASCCVDSLAVSRRALIGLMRGAVEQLRGGTVTLGAYASGTIREQIAAWSAAAPFDAVYAFGGAMAPFALAARGRRRVLDLCDADSEKWLSYAGLCDPGPCGTARGRTTNPLRAVYAREGRRLRELELTWLDAFDAVTVVTRREARVLDQAGARKNLHVLSNAAPIIESAPSASQSRPIVSFTGALDYKPNVDGLRWFVRDVWPIVRRQAPSARLRIVGRAPVRRLRQFHGIDDVEVIADVPSITPYLLASRVAIAPMRISRGLPNKVLEAMGAARPVVATPAVGESLDARNGEGILVADATAEFAEEVGRLLCDDNACDRVGKSGQAYVRAHHDLDVIHTAWRGMLLDAGMRESGGCGEGAGRPITTHRASAQPGRPRPRIPAAI is encoded by the coding sequence ATGGCACGACCGCGCGTGTTGTTTCTGTCACCGCGACCGCCGTTTCCGCCGAACAAGGGCGACAAGATTCGGACGCATCAGGTGTTTGCCGCGTTGGCGGATTCGTGCGACGTGTACGCCGCAAGTTTCGTGTCGAGCGCACAGGAGCGGGCAGACTTTGCGCAGGTCGCGTCCTGCTGCGTCGATTCGCTGGCCGTTTCGCGCCGGGCTTTGATCGGGCTGATGCGTGGTGCGGTGGAGCAACTGCGCGGCGGCACGGTCACGCTGGGGGCCTACGCAAGCGGGACCATACGGGAACAAATCGCGGCGTGGAGCGCTGCCGCGCCGTTCGACGCGGTCTATGCATTTGGCGGCGCGATGGCACCCTTCGCGCTGGCCGCGCGCGGGCGGCGGCGCGTGCTGGATCTGTGCGATGCCGACAGCGAGAAATGGCTAAGCTACGCTGGCCTGTGCGATCCGGGTCCATGCGGGACCGCCCGAGGCCGCACGACCAATCCGCTGCGAGCTGTGTACGCGCGGGAGGGTCGTCGTCTGCGGGAACTCGAACTGACGTGGCTGGACGCGTTTGACGCGGTAACGGTCGTGACCCGGCGCGAGGCGCGCGTGCTGGATCAAGCCGGAGCGAGAAAGAATCTGCACGTGCTGTCCAACGCCGCGCCGATCATCGAATCGGCTCCGTCGGCATCACAGAGCCGACCGATTGTGTCGTTTACCGGCGCATTGGACTACAAGCCGAACGTGGACGGGCTGCGTTGGTTTGTGCGGGACGTTTGGCCGATTGTCCGGCGGCAGGCGCCGTCGGCGCGGCTGCGAATTGTCGGTCGTGCGCCGGTGCGTAGATTGCGCCAGTTCCATGGCATCGACGACGTCGAAGTGATCGCGGACGTGCCGAGCATCACGCCGTACCTGCTGGCGTCGCGCGTGGCGATTGCGCCGATGCGGATCTCGCGCGGGCTTCCGAACAAGGTGCTGGAGGCGATGGGGGCGGCGCGGCCAGTCGTGGCGACGCCTGCGGTGGGCGAGAGCCTCGACGCCCGAAACGGCGAGGGCATTCTGGTGGCGGACGCGACGGCAGAATTCGCCGAGGAAGTGGGTCGACTGCTTTGCGATGACAACGCCTGTGATCGAGTGGGCAAGTCGGGCCAAGCGTACGTGCGAGCGCATCATGATCTGGACGTGATTCACACCGCTTGGCGCGGCATGCTTCTGGATGCTGGAATGAGAGAATCCGGCGGATGTGGAGAAGGCGCGGGCCGTCCCATAACGACGCATCGCGCGTCGGCGCAGCCCGGCCGCCCCCGGCCTCGCATTCCTGCGGCGATCTGA
- a CDS encoding polysaccharide biosynthesis/export family protein: MDGNTHRSIGAPDGTASCSRIRCKRSGRVAQAGLFALGILTGAGCSSTPNDREVNAFIHDWEANVSAAEYRVQPPDSIEISSPQSPEIDGEIQTIRQDGKISLRLLGDVQVAGLTPAEIAQKLESLLATYYESPQVNVRLADAMSKKYYVFGQVEQPGAFPYSGRDTLITALAKARLRFIAARDKITVIRPSPHEDKRSIVCVNAKRMIEDGKMDQNLLLQEGDIIYVPPTPLGKLGLAIAELTFPLGQASQSVMVSGGGLGAGRVVSAAAP, translated from the coding sequence ATGGACGGCAACACACACCGAAGCATCGGCGCGCCCGATGGCACAGCGAGTTGTTCCCGAATCCGGTGCAAACGATCGGGCCGCGTCGCCCAGGCGGGTTTATTCGCACTGGGCATTCTGACGGGAGCGGGCTGTTCATCAACGCCGAATGACCGCGAGGTCAACGCCTTCATTCACGACTGGGAGGCGAACGTGTCGGCGGCGGAATATCGCGTCCAGCCGCCGGATTCGATTGAGATCAGTTCTCCGCAATCGCCCGAAATCGATGGTGAGATTCAAACGATCCGCCAGGATGGCAAGATCTCGCTGCGCCTGCTGGGCGACGTGCAGGTCGCGGGTCTGACGCCGGCGGAGATTGCCCAGAAGCTGGAATCCCTGCTGGCGACGTACTACGAATCGCCGCAGGTCAACGTTCGGCTGGCCGACGCGATGAGCAAGAAGTACTACGTCTTTGGCCAGGTAGAGCAGCCCGGTGCGTTTCCTTATTCCGGGCGGGACACGCTGATCACGGCGCTGGCCAAGGCTCGCCTGCGATTCATTGCGGCCCGGGACAAGATCACGGTCATCCGGCCCAGTCCGCATGAAGACAAGCGCAGCATTGTTTGCGTCAACGCCAAGCGCATGATCGAGGACGGCAAGATGGATCAGAACCTCCTGCTTCAGGAGGGCGACATCATCTATGTGCCGCCGACGCCGCTGGGGAAACTGGGTCTTGCGATCGCCGAGCTGACGTTTCCGCTTGGACAGGCGTCCCAGTCGGTCATGGTTTCGGGCGGGGGATTGGGCGCGGGGCGCGTCGTAAGCGCCGCGGCGCCGTAG
- a CDS encoding polysaccharide deacetylase family protein translates to MTTFAQDVSFETWTGRVVRKLRRRRNETCIHILAYHSISARASVFTDGTGLRHEPAEFERHLDYLLAHYEPMRLSDIVARMERGEAVHRAVAITLDDGFADALHTAGAITVRRRVPVTIFPVTGVVGNQDLLWQHKLAWLCANGHGQRAAQALAAAGLGSRGEAESVESFARRCFQANLPDLLEDVVRRVGSSGREIATALRPYLEPEDIARAEPDLFEFGNHTHRHVILSALDEASQRAEMETARDLLRDWTGAAPIALAYPFGLKRHYTPRTAQLAVETGHRAILDARRRVNMTGRTRATELSRKPAPVGSQVEFEMMVEDWPINAAEPGHA, encoded by the coding sequence ATGACCACCTTTGCGCAGGACGTTTCGTTTGAGACCTGGACCGGCCGCGTGGTACGGAAGCTGCGCCGCCGGCGAAATGAGACCTGCATTCACATCCTGGCCTATCACAGCATCTCTGCGCGTGCATCGGTTTTCACGGATGGAACGGGACTGCGACACGAGCCGGCCGAGTTTGAGCGGCACCTGGACTACCTGCTGGCGCACTATGAGCCGATGCGTTTGAGCGACATCGTCGCGCGGATGGAGCGCGGCGAGGCGGTTCACCGGGCCGTGGCGATCACGCTCGATGACGGCTTTGCCGACGCGTTGCACACGGCGGGTGCGATCACGGTTCGGCGGCGCGTGCCGGTGACGATTTTTCCGGTGACGGGGGTCGTGGGGAATCAGGATCTCTTGTGGCAGCACAAGCTGGCATGGCTTTGCGCGAACGGCCACGGGCAGCGCGCGGCCCAGGCGCTGGCGGCGGCAGGATTGGGGTCGCGCGGGGAGGCGGAATCGGTGGAGTCATTTGCGCGCCGATGTTTTCAAGCGAATCTACCTGACTTGCTGGAAGACGTCGTGCGCCGCGTCGGAAGCAGCGGGCGCGAGATCGCGACGGCGCTGCGGCCGTATCTGGAACCGGAGGACATCGCCCGGGCCGAGCCGGATTTGTTTGAGTTCGGCAACCATACGCACCGGCATGTCATATTATCGGCACTGGATGAAGCCAGTCAGCGTGCGGAGATGGAAACGGCGCGCGATCTGCTGCGAGACTGGACCGGGGCAGCGCCGATTGCGCTGGCGTACCCGTTCGGATTGAAGCGGCACTACACGCCGCGCACAGCGCAGTTGGCCGTCGAAACGGGGCATCGCGCGATCCTCGATGCGCGCCGCCGCGTCAATATGACCGGTCGCACGCGGGCAACCGAATTAAGTCGCAAGCCCGCACCCGTTGGGTCACAGGTGGAGTTCGAAATGATGGTGGAAGACTGGCCGATCAATGCGGCTGAACCGGGGCATGCGTGA
- a CDS encoding FemAB family PEP-CTERM system-associated protein encodes MHGNHHGCSDAQNPGAPGAAVGELAAIEPAQRDRLHRIGLSDALGALRVRSGGPRGLIDGRSRGRACGEPAVSIHELAPGDEAAYTAYVRAHRDATVFHSLAWRRAVEDAFGHRAVYYMARRGREVAGVLPLFKVESWLAGRLLVSVPYGVYGGVLASDADAAECLLAAGKRLADQMNARSVEFRSRTPLDNTLPVMSDHATFRRDLPGCESQLETFLPRKARAAARKATERHELSAEFGADHLDVVWELYARSMRRLGSVNYPKRFFHALAAHAGSGMIVQMVRYAGRPVAGLVSFVHRDEFMPYFVGFDDRVALYGVSQYLYLASMRWAVRNGCRVYDFGRSRVDNRGAYEFKRLCGFEPQPLGYQVYVPAGRTAPDLSAGSTKWQLARRAWKYLPLAVARPLGAWLSKSIPG; translated from the coding sequence ATGCACGGGAATCATCATGGTTGTTCGGATGCACAAAACCCCGGCGCACCAGGTGCGGCAGTCGGTGAGCTGGCTGCAATTGAACCGGCTCAACGTGATCGGCTGCATCGCATCGGCCTGTCGGATGCCCTCGGCGCGTTACGCGTACGATCCGGCGGACCGCGCGGCCTGATCGATGGCCGGTCGCGGGGCCGAGCCTGCGGCGAGCCGGCGGTTTCCATCCACGAGCTGGCACCTGGCGACGAAGCCGCGTACACGGCTTACGTCCGCGCCCATCGCGACGCGACGGTTTTTCACAGTCTGGCATGGCGGCGTGCGGTTGAAGATGCGTTTGGCCATCGCGCGGTCTACTACATGGCGCGGCGCGGACGCGAGGTGGCTGGTGTTCTCCCGCTCTTCAAAGTTGAAAGCTGGCTTGCCGGCAGACTCCTCGTGAGCGTCCCGTACGGCGTCTACGGGGGCGTGCTGGCGAGCGATGCGGATGCGGCCGAATGTCTGCTGGCCGCGGGGAAGCGCCTTGCGGATCAGATGAATGCTCGCTCGGTTGAGTTTCGTTCGCGAACGCCGTTGGATAACACGCTTCCCGTGATGAGCGATCATGCGACGTTTCGTCGAGACCTGCCGGGTTGCGAGTCGCAGTTGGAGACGTTTCTCCCGCGCAAGGCCCGGGCCGCAGCGCGGAAGGCGACCGAGCGACATGAGCTATCAGCGGAGTTCGGCGCGGATCACCTCGATGTGGTATGGGAACTGTACGCGCGTTCGATGCGGCGGCTCGGCTCGGTGAATTATCCGAAGCGGTTTTTCCACGCGCTGGCGGCGCACGCTGGATCAGGCATGATCGTGCAGATGGTGCGGTATGCCGGTCGGCCCGTCGCGGGGCTGGTTTCATTTGTGCATCGCGATGAGTTCATGCCGTACTTCGTGGGATTCGATGATCGCGTCGCGTTGTATGGCGTGAGCCAGTACCTGTATCTCGCGTCCATGCGATGGGCCGTGCGGAACGGCTGCCGGGTTTACGACTTCGGGCGCAGCCGGGTGGACAATCGCGGCGCGTATGAGTTCAAGCGGTTGTGCGGTTTTGAGCCGCAGCCGCTGGGGTATCAGGTTTACGTTCCGGCCGGGCGGACGGCGCCTGATCTGTCGGCTGGATCGACGAAGTGGCAACTTGCGCGACGAGCGTGGAAATACCTGCCGCTGGCGGTGGCTCGGCCGCTGGGAGCATGGCTGTCGAAGTCGATTCCGGGGTGA
- a CDS encoding response regulator: MNRQDIQVLLVTEDADLVVTLGHALMTGLSANLTVSDRVEQAGVLAESNAFDVIVASQHVSDGTGLSMLADQSGDAATPVILLDDEMDAQRILTALRLGAADVFVKPFDLPRLINAIRRAADRRRKHRQDTSRANRLRKVSSRLVKDRKELRDRVDLICRDLVQAYRRLAEKVVGSGPGSSEPEKTGELV; encoded by the coding sequence ATGAATCGCCAGGATATTCAGGTATTGCTCGTCACGGAGGACGCGGATCTGGTCGTCACGCTGGGGCACGCGCTGATGACCGGCCTTTCTGCCAATCTTACGGTTTCGGATCGCGTGGAACAGGCCGGGGTACTCGCCGAATCGAATGCGTTTGATGTCATCGTCGCGAGCCAGCACGTTTCCGACGGCACCGGTCTGTCGATGCTGGCTGACCAATCTGGCGATGCGGCGACTCCGGTCATTCTACTTGATGACGAGATGGACGCGCAGCGGATTCTGACCGCCCTGCGTCTGGGCGCGGCGGATGTTTTCGTCAAGCCGTTCGACCTGCCGCGGCTGATCAACGCGATTCGTCGTGCGGCCGACCGGCGGCGCAAGCACCGCCAGGACACGTCGCGGGCCAATCGGCTGCGAAAGGTCTCATCGCGGTTGGTGAAGGATCGCAAGGAGCTGCGCGATCGCGTGGATCTGATCTGCCGCGATCTGGTGCAGGCCTATCGCCGGCTGGCCGAGAAAGTCGTCGGGTCCGGTCCGGGAAGCTCCGAACCCGAGAAGACGGGCGAACTCGTCTGA